In Populus alba chromosome 1, ASM523922v2, whole genome shotgun sequence, a single window of DNA contains:
- the LOC118055462 gene encoding uncharacterized protein, with protein MATFLSSSSCPLPLLLSSNHCRLQTPPSLSLSFPFSYPLRATFTANSRQIKTLILASSNTDSSFDGFGFNREPRSTDKKSLLSELIQEIEPLDVSLIQKDVPPATLDAMKRTISGMLGLLPSDRFQVFIEAWWESLSKLLVSSMMTGYTLRNAEYRLCLERNLDIHEEDSEKQAQGNSKNNLQALVLESEETNQSLGKDTEFEKIAEDLSDDINIQGLGEISLEAQQYILHLQSHLSSVKKELHEVRMKSAALQMQQFVGEEKNDLLDYLRSLQPEKVAELSEPTFPELKETIHSVVHGLLATLSPKMHSKTPPQSENTSPGSLNIGVDCAELVENTSLHFQPLISLSRDYLARLLFWCMLLGHYLRGLEYRMELTELLSLTSHEENDSCEDRQVA; from the exons ATGGCAACCTTTCTCTCCTCATCTTCTTGTCCTCTCCCTCTGCTCCTCTCCTCTAATCACTGTCGCCTTCAAACGCCGCCGTCTCTTTCTCTATCATTCCCATTTTCTTATCCTCTTCGCGCCACTTTTACCGCAAATTCTAGACAAATCAAAACCCTAATTCTTGCTTCGTCGAATACAGATTCTTCCTTCGACGGATTCGGTTTTAATCGAGAGCCACGTTCTACCGATAAG AAATCACTTCTTTCAGAATTGATACAAGAGATAGAGCCATTAGATGTGAGCCTTATCCAAAAAGATGTTCCACCTGCTACTCTGGATGCTATGAAGAGGACCATCTCGGGCATGTTGGGCTTACTTCCATCAGACcgatttcaagtttttattgagGCTTGGTGGGAATCTCTCTCAAAGTTACTGGTCTCTTCAATGATGACAGG GTATACACTACGAAATGCTGAGTATAGGCTTTGCCTTGAAAGAAACCTTGATATACACGAAGAAGATTCTGAAAAGCAAGCGCAgggaaattcaaaaaacaatcttCAAGCGTTAGTGCTAGAGAGTGaagaaacaaatcaaagtctTGGAAAAGATactgaatttgaaaaaattgcAGAAGACCTATCTGATGACATCAATATCCAAGGCCTTGGTGAAATATCCCTTGAAGCTCAGCAATATATTCTTCATTTACAATCTCATTTATCTTCTGTGAAAAAG GAACTACATGAAGTTAGGATGAAAAGTGCTGCTCTTCAAATGCAACAATTTGTCGGCGAAGAAAAGAATGATTTACTGGACTACTTAAGGTCACTACAACCAGAGAAG GTTGCTGAGTTATCCGAACCAACATTCCCTGAATTAAAAGAAACGATCCATTCTGTAGTCCACGGTCTCCTTGCAACCCTTTCTCCTAAGATGCATTCTAAGACTCCTCCACAATCAGAGAACACATCACCTGGATCGCTAAATATTGGAGTTGATTGTGCTGAACTAGTTGAGAACACTTCGCTTCATTTCCAGCCCCTCATTTCATTGTCAAGGGACTATCTGGCACGACTACTTTTCTG gTGCATGCTTTTGGGGCACTACCTGCGAGGCCTTGAGTACCGAATGGAGCTGACGGAACTTCTATCCTTGACAAgccatgaagaaaatgattccTGTGAAGACAGGCAAGTTGCTTGA